ACGTGCGCCGCCGCGAGACCGAGGAGAAGGCCCGCATCACCCAGGCGATGTTCGAGGAAGCGCTCGAACTGCTCGACGGCCAGACCGTCGGCCTGATGCTGCGCGCCGGGAGTGTCGAGGAGTTGCAGGCGCAGGGCACCAAGCTGACCAAGGCGCTGCTCAAGACGATCGACCTCACCGAGGTGGATCTCAAGACGCTGCGCGTGGTCGACAAGGCCGCCAACGAGCGCCTTCGTGCCACCCTCGACGCCGCCACGTCGGAGCGGGCCAAGGTCGAAGAGAAGGCCGAGGACCAGATCGACAAGATTCTCCAGCCGGATGAACTGCCCCCGGGCGTCATCCAGCTGGTCAAGGTCTACTGCGCCGAGAAGCGGAAGATCTCCGTCGGCGACAAGATGGCCGGCCGCCACGGCAACAAGGGCGTCGTTTCCCGCATCGTGCCGGAAGAGGACATGCCGTTCCTGCCGGATGGCACTCCGGTCGACATCGTGCTCAATCCGCTCGGCGTGCCGAGCCGGATGAACGTCGGCCAGATTCTCGAGACCCACCTCGGCTGGTGCGGCCGGATCCTCGGCTTCAAGGCGAAGACCCCGGTCTTCCGCGGCGCCGAAGAGTCCGAGATCGGCGTGCTGCTGCGCCTGGCCGGGCTCGGCTGGGCCGGACAGTCGCTGGCGTTGGCGCATGCCGCGCCGTCGCCCGATGCGGCAACGGTCGAGGCCCTGGTGCGCGACCTGAAGGGCGCCAAGTCCCTGGTCGGCGCGACGCTCGATGCGACCGGTGTCGAGGCGCTGTCGATCAAGGGCGCGTCGAAGGTCACGGTCGGGTTGGCGAAGGCCGTCGAAGCGTTCCTCACGGCGTCGGCGGCGGAACTCGCCGGACGGCTCCGGGCGCAGCGGCAGACCGAGCTCACCGTGCACGGCGCGCTCCTCGCGGAGTCGACCGGTGCGGCGAAGGCCGAGTTCGAGGCCGCGAAGAAGATCATCACCACGGCGGCGAAGGCCGACGATGCCAAGCTGCTCGAGGCCGTCGGCCTCGGCTCGCTGGCGCTGGTGGCGGCGGGCAAGGCGACGCCCGAGCAGATCGGCGAAGCGGCCGACGCGCTCATCCGGCATGCCGGCCTCACGCCGGCCGGCAAGGCGCGGCTCCGTGACGGCCGCTCGGGCGTCGAGTTCACCGGCGACGTGACGGTGGGCACGATCTACATGCTCAAGCTGAGCCACCTGGTCGACGACAAGATCCACGCCCGTTCGATCGGGCCGTACTCGCTCGTGACGCAGCAGCCGCTCGCCGGCAAGGCGCAGTTCGGCGGCCAGCGCTTCGGCGAAATGGAAGTCTGGGCGCTGGAGGCCTACGGCGCCGCGCACGTGCTGCAGGAGATGCTGACCGTCAAGTCCGACGACGTCAACGGCCGCAGCCGCGTGTACGAGGCCATCGTGAAGGGGCAGAACCTGCCGGAACCCGGCATCCAGGAGTCGTTCAACGTGCTCGTCAAGGAACTGCAGGCCCTCGGGCTCAAGGTCACCCTGGGCACCACGGCCGAAGGGGAGGAGTAACCAATGATCGACTTCCGCAGCGGACGCGAGCCCAAGAGCTCGAGCTTCGACTACATCAGCATCCGGATCGCGAGCCCCGAGGAAATCCGGGGCCCGCGCGATCCCAAGGAGCGCGAGCGCCTGGAACTCCAGGGGTCGCGCTACTGGTGGTCGTGGGGCGAGGTCACCAAGCCCGAGACCATCAACTACCGCTCGTTCAAGCCGGAAAAGGACGGCCTGTTCTGCGAGCGCATCTTCGGCCCGGTCAAGGACTGGGAATGCCATTGCGGCAAGTACAAGCGGATCCGCTATCGCGGCGTGATCTGCGACCGCTGCGGCGTCGAGGTGACGCTGTCGAAGGTGCGCCGGGAGCGGATGGGCCACATCGAGCTCTCCGTGCCGGTCGCGCACATCTGGTTCTTCAAGACGCTGCCGTCGCCGATGGGCAACCTGATCGACATCACGCTCAAGGAGCTCGAGCGCGTCCTGTACTATTCGAGCTACATCGTCCTCGATCCGGGCAAGCAGGAAGTCGAGGAGAAGCAGCTGCTCGACGAGGACGAGTACCTCGCGCTGCGCATGAAGGCGCGCGACGAGAATGACGCGGCCTTCCGCGCCGAGATCGGCGCGCCGGCCGTGCGCGAGCTCCTCCGTCGCCTCGACATCAAGCTGGTCGCGGAGCAGCTCCGCGCCTCGGTCTCCACCGAGACGTCGCAGCACCGCAAGAAGCAGATGCTCAAGCGCCTGAAGATCGTCGACGCCTTCCTGGGGTCGGGCGACAACGGCGAGGATCCGAACGATCCGACGTGGATGATCATGGACGTCATCCCGGTGATTCCGCCCGACCTGCGGCCGCTGGTGCCGCTTGACGGCGGGCGCTTCGCCACGTCCGACCTGAACGACCTGTACCGGCGCGTGATCAACCGGAACAACCGCCTGCAGAAGCTGATCCAGCACAAGGCGCCGGAAGTCATCCTCCGGAACGAGAAGCGCATGCTGCAGGAGGCCGTCGACGCGCTGTTCGACAACGGCCGCCGCAGCAAGGCGATCCGCGGCCGCGGCAAGCGCCCGCTGAAGTCGCTGTCCGACATGCTCAAGGGCAAGCAGGGCCGCTTCCGGCAGAACCTGCTCGGCAAGCGCGTCGACTACTCCGGCCGGTCGGTCATCGTCGTCGGTCCGGAACTCCGCCTGCACCAGTGCGGCCTCCCGAAGACGATGGCCGTGGAACTCTTCAAGCCCTTCATCATCCACAAGTTGGTGGAGAAGGGGATTGCGGAGACGGTGAAGCGCGCCAAGAAGATCGTCGAGCGTGAGAGCCCCGAGGTGTACGAGATCCTCGAGGAGATCATTCAGGACCATCCGGTGCTGCTCAACCGCGCCCCGACGCTGCACCGCCTCGGCATCCAGGCGTTCGAGCCGAAGCTGGTCGAGGGCAAGGCGATCCGGATTCACCCGCTCGTCTGCGCGGCGTTCAACGCCGACTTCGACGGCGACCAGATGGCCGTGCACGTGCCGCTCTCGTTCGAGGCGCAGCTCGAGGCACGCCTCCTGATGGTGTCGTCGAACAACATCCTGAAGCCGTCCGACGGCCGCCCGGTGGCGGAACCGTCGCAGGACATGGTGCTGGGGTCGTACTTCCTCACCAAGCTCCCGCCGCACTTCGAGGAGAAGATGCGGGTGCCCGCCAGCAAGCTCGACGCCGTCAAGGCCGAGCTCTGGAAGGACGCGCCGTACTACGCCGCCATCGCGGAACTCGAGATGGCGCTGCTGCACGGCACCATCCGGCACCAGACGGCGATCTACTACTGGTTCATCCCGCCGGCCGAGTCCGAGGATGCACGGCCGCGCTGGGTCAAGACGACCGCGGGCCGGGTGCTGTTCAACAACATCCTGCCGCGTCGCGTGGTGGCCGAGCTCGGCTTCCGTGACGAGCTGATGAAGAAGAAGCAGCTCTCCGAGATGGTGCTGCAGAGCTACCGGCGTGCCGGGCTCCGCGAGACGGTGGACTTCCTCGACCGCCTCAAGCGGTTCGGGTTCGAGTTCGCCACGGGCGGCGGCATCTCCATCGGCATCGAGGACCTCGAGATCCCGGGCGAGAAGCAGGAGCTGCTCGCCGAGGCGCAGAAGCGCGTCGAGCGGTTCCAGAAGGCGTACAACACGGGCCAGATCACCTTCGGCGAGCGCTACAACAAGGTCATCGACGCCTGGACGCACGCCAACAACGACGTCGCCGAGGCGATGCTCACCGCGATGCGGAAGTCGCGCGGCGGGTACAACCCGGTGTACATGATGTACGACTCCGGCTCCCGCGGATCGCGCGACCAGATCCGGCAGCTGGCCGGCATGCGCGGCCTGATGGCGAAGCCGCAGAAGAAGCTGACCGGCGGCATCGGCGAAATCATCGAATCGCCGATCAAGTCGAACTTCCGCGAAGGCCTCACGGTGCTCGAGTACTTCATCTCGACCCACGGCGCGCGGAAGGGTCTGGCCGACACCGCCCTGAAGACGGCCGACGCCGGCTACCTGACCCGCCGCCTCTGCGACGTGGCGCAGGACGTCACGATCACCGAAGAGGATTGCGGCACGGTGATGGGGCTGGAGATGTCGCCGCTCAAGGAAGGCGAGGACATCATCGAGCCGTTGCGTGACCGGATTCTCGGCACGGTCGCGGCCGACGACGTCACCGATCCGCACGTGCTCGACGAGTTCGGCGATGCCCGTCTCCTGGTCCAGGCCGGCGAGCTCATCGACGAGGAGATCGCGCAGCAGATCGACGACTCCGGGATCGAGAAGGTCAAGATCCGCTCCGTGCTCACCTGCGAGTCGAAGCGCGGCGTCTGCCGGATGTGCTACGGCCGCAACCTGGCCACCATGGAAATGGTGGACCTGGGCGAGGCGGTCGGCATTCTCGCGGCGCAGTCCATCGGCGAGCCGGGCACGCAGCTGACCCTGCGGACGTTCCACATCGGCGGCACCTCGTCGCGCATCGCCGAAGAGGCGGAGCGTCGCGCGCGGACCGACGGCCTGGTCACCTACACGGACGACCTCGAGTGGGCGGACGTGCCGGTCGAGTACGAGGATGGCATCCGGACCACGGTCCGCATCGCCCTCACGCGCGAGACCGAGTCGGCCACGGAAGAGACCAAGGCGGGCATCGTCCTGGTCGATCCGAAGGATCCGAAGCGCGCGCTCAATCGCTACCCGGTGCCCGAAGGCGCCTTCCTGCAGATCAAGGAAGGGGACCTGGCATCGAAGGGCGACAACGACAAGCGGGCGTCGATCCTGTACACGTGGGACCCGTACAACGACCCGAGCATCATCAAGGTCGACGGCGAGCTCCGGTGGAAGGACCTGGTGCCGGGCGTCACGCTCCGCGAGGAGCTGGACGAAGGCACCGGCCTGCGCTCGATCGTCGTCGTGACCGATCCGGATCGCGAGCTCCATCCGTCCGTCCTGGTGTACCAGGTCAACCGGAAGGACCCGCAGGAATACACCCTGGCCGAAGGGTCGCGCATCATCCTCGGCTCGCCGACGGACCCGGTCACCCGGGCCCTCGACCTGCCGCCGGAAGCGAACCCGTGGTCGGAGCACTTCAAGGTCACCGAGCACCCGATCAACGTCGCGTGGCCGAGCAAGTCGAAGAAGGAGAGCAAGGACAAGACGGTCTTCCTCTCCGAGCCGGTGAAGATCAGCAAGGGTGTCACGATCACCAAGATTCCGCGTCAGGCCTACAAGACGCGCGACATCACCGGTGGTCTGCCGCGGATCGCCGAGCTCTTCGAGGCGCGTCGTCCGAAGGATCCGGCGACGATGGCCGAGATCGACGGCATGGTGAAGTTCGGCGAGATCAAGCGCGGCAAGCGCGAGATCTACGTCTATCCGCTGGCGCCGGACGGGACGATTCCGGAAGCGGCCGAGGCGCGTCTGTACGAAGTGCCGGCCGGCAAGCACCTCCGGGTGCACGAGGGCGACCGCGTGCGCGCGGGTGACCGCCTGACCGAGGGCCCGGTGTCGCCGCACGAGATCCTGCAGATCAAGGGTCCGCGCGCGGTGCAGGAATACCTGTTGAACGAGGTCCAGGAGGTCTACCGACTCCAGGGCGTGCGAATCAACGACAAGCACATCGGCGTCATCGTCCGGCAGATGCTGCAGAAGGTGCGCGTCACCGATCCGGGCGAGACCTCGTTCCTCGACGGCGAGACGGTGGATCGTCTCACCTACCGCGACGAGAACGAGCGGGTGATGAAGAAGAAGGGCGACCCGGCGAACGCCGAGCCGGTCCTGCTCGGCATCACCAAGGCCTCGCTGACCACGCAGTCGTTCATCTCGGCGGCCTCCTTCCAGGAGACCACCCGGATCCTGACCGACGCGGCGATCCGCGGCGCCAAGGACGACCTGAAGGGGCTGAAGGAGAACATCATCATCGGCCACCTGATTCCGGCCGGCACCGGTCACTACCGGTACGTCGACCTGGAAATCCAGCCGCCGGCGGGCTTCGAGCCGCCGCCGCCGGTTGAGGTCGTGGAGGAGGCGCCGGTGCCCGATGTCGCCCTGCTGATCGGGGATGAGATCGAGGTCTGAACGGCTGGTGACCAGTAACCGGTGACGAGTAACCAGTGAGCGGCGATCGGGAGAACCCCGGTCGCCGTTTCATTATGGGACAACCGAAGGCCGAGGTTCCCTGGTTACGGGTGACTGGTCACCGGTCACTCCGTATCCCGCTCCCTTGACCGGGTTGCGGTTCCCCCGTATCTTGTGGATCTGTCGCCCAAAAGGGGTCTTTTCTCCTTTTCGGCCAAACGATGAACGCACGACCGGAATCCGATGCCGACGATCAATCAGCTGCTCCGCCATGGTCGCCAGGAGCCCATCTACAAGGGCAAGGCGCCGCACCTTCAGGGAAACCCGCAGAAGCGCGGGGTTTGCACGCGCGTCTACACCACCACCCCGAAGAAGCCGAACTCGGCGCTCCGGAAGGTGGCCAAGGTGCGCCTGGTGAACGGCATCGAAGTGATCGCGTACATCCCGGGCGAAGGCCACAACCTGCAGGAACACTCGATCGTCCTGATCCGGGGCGGCCGTGTGAAGGACTTGCCGGGTGTGCGCTACCACATTCTCCGCGGCACCCTTGACGCCGCCGGCGTCAATGACCGCCGTCAGAGCCGTTCGAAGTACGGCGCCAAGCGGCCGAAGGCCGGCGCAGTGGCAGCCAAGGGCAAGGGAGGTAAGAAGTGAGTCGTCGCACCAAGGCCGTGAAGCGCGTCGTCCCGCCGGATCCGCGGTACGATTCCCAGACGGTATCGAAGTTCGTCAGCAACCTGATGTTCGACGGGAAGAAGTCGCTGGCCGAGAGCATTTTCTACGGCGCGATGGACATGATCGAAGAGCGCACCGGGCAGCCGGGCGTGGCCGTGTTCAAGCAGGCCGTGAACAACGCCAAGCCGGCCGTCGAAGTGAAGAGCCGCCGCGTTGGCGGTGCCTCGCTCCAGGTCCCTGTCGAAGTGCGGCCGGAGCGTCGGACCGCGTTGGCGATGCGCTGGTTGATCTCGTATGCCCGCGCCCGTGGTGAGAAGACGATGGCGGAGCGGCTTGCCGCCGAGCTGATCCTCGCCTCGAAGGGCGAAGGCAACACGATCAAGAAGAAGGACGATACGCACCGCATGGCGGAAGCGAACCGGGCCTTCGCGCACTATCGCTGGTAGTAGGGGCGAGGCATGCCTCGCCCGTATCGGGTGAGGCGGCAGGGCTGATTTTGAGATCATCAGGTCAACGTGAGCGGGGAGTCACCCCACCCACCTCTGGACCTTCGAAATGACGCCGGGACTCCCTTTGGGGGTTCCTGTCTCGGGTGAAAGCCCGGACGTGGCGCGGAGCGATACCGCGGACCCTCGGGTCCGGTCCGGTCGCCCCGCTTTTTCGCTGGGAGTTGGAGAGCATGGCGCGACATACACCGATCCAGTTCTATCGCAACATCGGCATCATGGCCCATATCGACGCCGGGAAGACGACGACGACTGAGCGCATCCTCTATTACACGGGGAAGAGCCACAAGATCGGCGAAGTCCACGATGGCGCCGCGACGATGGACTGGATGGAGCAGGAGCAGGAGCGCGGGATCACGATCACGTCGGCCGCGACCACGTGTTTCTGGACGCGCCATGGCGAGAGCGACTCGACCGGGACGGGCGAGGAGCACCGCATCAACATCATCGACACGCCGGGCCACGTCGACTTCACCGTCGAAGTGGAGCGCTCGCTGCGCGTCCTCGATGGCTGCGTCGCGCTGCTCGACTCGGTCGCCGGTGTCGAGCCGCAGACCGAGACGGTGTGGAAGCAGGCCGACCGCTATCGCGTGCCGCGGATGATCTTCGCGAACAAGATGGACCGCGTCGGCGCGAACTTCGACCGCTGCCTGGCGATGATCAAGGACCGCCTGAGCCGCCGTGCGTTCGCCCTGCAGATCCCGGTCGGGTCGGGTGAGACGTTCACCGGCCACATCGACGTGATCACGCGCCGCCAGTACATCTTCGACGACTCGACGATGGGCAAGAAGTTCCAGGTCGTCGACTGTCCCGCCGAGTACCTCGAGGTCGTCAACGCGGCGCGGCATGCCGCGATCGAAGCGGCCGTCGAGTACGATGACGCGGTGATGGAGAAGTACCTGGGCGGCGAGGAGTTGACGGTCGACGAGATCCACAACGCGATCCGCAAGGCGACGATCGCGATGGAGTTCGTCCCGGTGCTCTGCGGCGCCTCGTTCAAGAACAAGGGCGTCCAGGCGCTGCTCGACTGCGTCATCGACTACCTGCCGAGCCCGGTCGACGTGCCGCCGATCGAAGGCCATGCCCCGGGCGACGAAGAGAAGAAGCTCGCCCGCCCGGCGACCGACGACGCGCCGTTCGCGGCGCTGGCGTTCAAGATCGCGACCGACCCGTTCGTCGGCCGCTTGACGTTCTTCCGCGTCTACTCGGGCAAGCTCGAGGCCGGCAGCTACGTCTACAACGCCACCAAGGACAAGCGGGAGCGGACGTCGCGCCTGCTGCAGATGCACGCCAACAAGCGTGAAGAAATTTCCGAGGTGCTGGCCGGCGACATCGGCGCGGCGATCGGCCTCAAGGACACCCGGACGGGCGACACGCTCTGCGATGCCGACAATCCGGTCATCCTCGAGTCGATGAAGTTCCCGGAGCCGGTCATCGACGTGGCGATCGAGCCGAAGTCGAAGGCCGACCAGGACAAGCTCGCGATCGCGATGCAGAAGCTGGCCGAGGAGGATCCGACGTTCCGCGTGCGGACCGACCCGGAGACCTCGCAGACGATCATCGCCGGCATGGGCGAGCTCCACCTGGAAATCCTGGTGGACCGCATGCGCCGCGAGTTCAAGGTCGAGGCCAACGTCGGCCGTCCGCAGGTGGCCTTCCGCGAGACGATCACCAAGGCCGTGCAGAACGTCGAAGGGAAGTTCGTCCGGCAGTCGGGCGGCAAGGGCCAGTTCGGCCACGTCGTCATCAACTGCGAGCCGGGTGACCAGGGCACCGGCTTCACCTTCGTCGACAAGATTGTCGGCGGCGTGGTGCCGCGCGAGTTCATCAAGCCGGCCGAAGCGGGCATGCGCGAGGCCCTCGAGAACGGCGTCCTCGCCGGCTACCCGATGGTCGACGTGAAGGCGACGCTGGTGTTCGGCTCGTACCACGACGTCGACTCGAGCGAAATGGCGTTCAAGATCGCCGGCTCGATGGCGATCAAGGAAGCGGTCCGCATGGCCGGCCCGATCATCCTCGAGCCGATCATGGAAGTCGAAGTGGTCTGCCCCGAGGACTTCCTCGGCGCGGTCATCGGCGACCTCTCGTCGCGGCGCGGCAAGATCGGCGGCATGACGCAGCGCGGCGAGTCGCAGGTCGTCGCCGGCCACGTCCCGCTCGCCGAGATGTTCGGCTACTCGACCACGTTGCGCAGCGCGACGCAGGGCCGGGCGGTCTACACGATGCAGTTCGCGCACTACGAGGAAGTCCCGAAGGCGGTGGCCGAGCAGATCATCGCGAAGAACGCCGGCCGGGACGTGGTGCGGTCGTAACGTAGGGGTCGTAGGGGCGCGGCCTGCCGCGCCCCCCGACAAGCGGTACGAAGGACGGGTTGTAGGGGCGCAGCATGCTGCGCCCATACTGGCGAAGACCACAACGCTGTAGCGGAGATCGGGACATGGCCAAGGCAAAGTTTGACCGCAGCAAGCCGCACGTGAACGTCGGGACGATCGGTCACGTCGACCACGGCAAGACGACGACGACGGCCGCGCTGACGAAGGTCTCGGCCGACAAGGGCTTCGGGACGAAGTACGTGGCGTACGACGAAGTGGCGAAGGCGTCGGAATCGCAGGGGCGTCGTGACTCGACGAAGATCCTGACGATCGCGACCTCGCACGTCGAGTACGAGACGGCGAACCGCCACTACGCGCACGTCGACTGCCCGGGCCACGCGGACTACGTGAAGAACATGATCACGGGTGCGGCGCAGATGGACGGCGCGATCCTCGTGGTGTCGGCCGTGGACGGCCCGATGCCGCAGACCCGCGAGCACATCCTCCTGGCGCGCCAGGTGAACGTGCCGAAGGTCGTGGTCTTCCTGAACAAGTGCGACCTGGTCGACGACGCGGAACTGCTCGACCTGGTCGAGCTCGAGGTCCGCGAGCTGTTGACGCAGTACCAGTTCGACGGCGACAACGCGCCGGTGATCCGGGGCTCGGCGATCAAGGCGATCGAGGGCGATCCGGTGTGGGTCGAGAAGATCCAGGAGCTGTACGACGCGCTGGACACGTACATCCCGGAGCCGATCCGCGAGACCGACAAGCCGTTCCTGATGCCGGTCGAGGACGTGTTCTCGATCACCGGCCGCGGCACGGTGGCGACGGGCCGGATCGAGCGCGGCC
The Gemmatimonadota bacterium DNA segment above includes these coding regions:
- the rpoC gene encoding DNA-directed RNA polymerase subunit beta' gives rise to the protein MIDFRSGREPKSSSFDYISIRIASPEEIRGPRDPKERERLELQGSRYWWSWGEVTKPETINYRSFKPEKDGLFCERIFGPVKDWECHCGKYKRIRYRGVICDRCGVEVTLSKVRRERMGHIELSVPVAHIWFFKTLPSPMGNLIDITLKELERVLYYSSYIVLDPGKQEVEEKQLLDEDEYLALRMKARDENDAAFRAEIGAPAVRELLRRLDIKLVAEQLRASVSTETSQHRKKQMLKRLKIVDAFLGSGDNGEDPNDPTWMIMDVIPVIPPDLRPLVPLDGGRFATSDLNDLYRRVINRNNRLQKLIQHKAPEVILRNEKRMLQEAVDALFDNGRRSKAIRGRGKRPLKSLSDMLKGKQGRFRQNLLGKRVDYSGRSVIVVGPELRLHQCGLPKTMAVELFKPFIIHKLVEKGIAETVKRAKKIVERESPEVYEILEEIIQDHPVLLNRAPTLHRLGIQAFEPKLVEGKAIRIHPLVCAAFNADFDGDQMAVHVPLSFEAQLEARLLMVSSNNILKPSDGRPVAEPSQDMVLGSYFLTKLPPHFEEKMRVPASKLDAVKAELWKDAPYYAAIAELEMALLHGTIRHQTAIYYWFIPPAESEDARPRWVKTTAGRVLFNNILPRRVVAELGFRDELMKKKQLSEMVLQSYRRAGLRETVDFLDRLKRFGFEFATGGGISIGIEDLEIPGEKQELLAEAQKRVERFQKAYNTGQITFGERYNKVIDAWTHANNDVAEAMLTAMRKSRGGYNPVYMMYDSGSRGSRDQIRQLAGMRGLMAKPQKKLTGGIGEIIESPIKSNFREGLTVLEYFISTHGARKGLADTALKTADAGYLTRRLCDVAQDVTITEEDCGTVMGLEMSPLKEGEDIIEPLRDRILGTVAADDVTDPHVLDEFGDARLLVQAGELIDEEIAQQIDDSGIEKVKIRSVLTCESKRGVCRMCYGRNLATMEMVDLGEAVGILAAQSIGEPGTQLTLRTFHIGGTSSRIAEEAERRARTDGLVTYTDDLEWADVPVEYEDGIRTTVRIALTRETESATEETKAGIVLVDPKDPKRALNRYPVPEGAFLQIKEGDLASKGDNDKRASILYTWDPYNDPSIIKVDGELRWKDLVPGVTLREELDEGTGLRSIVVVTDPDRELHPSVLVYQVNRKDPQEYTLAEGSRIILGSPTDPVTRALDLPPEANPWSEHFKVTEHPINVAWPSKSKKESKDKTVFLSEPVKISKGVTITKIPRQAYKTRDITGGLPRIAELFEARRPKDPATMAEIDGMVKFGEIKRGKREIYVYPLAPDGTIPEAAEARLYEVPAGKHLRVHEGDRVRAGDRLTEGPVSPHEILQIKGPRAVQEYLLNEVQEVYRLQGVRINDKHIGVIVRQMLQKVRVTDPGETSFLDGETVDRLTYRDENERVMKKKGDPANAEPVLLGITKASLTTQSFISAASFQETTRILTDAAIRGAKDDLKGLKENIIIGHLIPAGTGHYRYVDLEIQPPAGFEPPPPVEVVEEAPVPDVALLIGDEIEV
- a CDS encoding 30S ribosomal protein S12; its protein translation is MPTINQLLRHGRQEPIYKGKAPHLQGNPQKRGVCTRVYTTTPKKPNSALRKVAKVRLVNGIEVIAYIPGEGHNLQEHSIVLIRGGRVKDLPGVRYHILRGTLDAAGVNDRRQSRSKYGAKRPKAGAVAAKGKGGKK
- the rpsG gene encoding 30S ribosomal protein S7 — translated: MSRRTKAVKRVVPPDPRYDSQTVSKFVSNLMFDGKKSLAESIFYGAMDMIEERTGQPGVAVFKQAVNNAKPAVEVKSRRVGGASLQVPVEVRPERRTALAMRWLISYARARGEKTMAERLAAELILASKGEGNTIKKKDDTHRMAEANRAFAHYRW
- the fusA gene encoding elongation factor G; translated protein: MARHTPIQFYRNIGIMAHIDAGKTTTTERILYYTGKSHKIGEVHDGAATMDWMEQEQERGITITSAATTCFWTRHGESDSTGTGEEHRINIIDTPGHVDFTVEVERSLRVLDGCVALLDSVAGVEPQTETVWKQADRYRVPRMIFANKMDRVGANFDRCLAMIKDRLSRRAFALQIPVGSGETFTGHIDVITRRQYIFDDSTMGKKFQVVDCPAEYLEVVNAARHAAIEAAVEYDDAVMEKYLGGEELTVDEIHNAIRKATIAMEFVPVLCGASFKNKGVQALLDCVIDYLPSPVDVPPIEGHAPGDEEKKLARPATDDAPFAALAFKIATDPFVGRLTFFRVYSGKLEAGSYVYNATKDKRERTSRLLQMHANKREEISEVLAGDIGAAIGLKDTRTGDTLCDADNPVILESMKFPEPVIDVAIEPKSKADQDKLAIAMQKLAEEDPTFRVRTDPETSQTIIAGMGELHLEILVDRMRREFKVEANVGRPQVAFRETITKAVQNVEGKFVRQSGGKGQFGHVVINCEPGDQGTGFTFVDKIVGGVVPREFIKPAEAGMREALENGVLAGYPMVDVKATLVFGSYHDVDSSEMAFKIAGSMAIKEAVRMAGPIILEPIMEVEVVCPEDFLGAVIGDLSSRRGKIGGMTQRGESQVVAGHVPLAEMFGYSTTLRSATQGRAVYTMQFAHYEEVPKAVAEQIIAKNAGRDVVRS
- the tuf gene encoding elongation factor Tu, whose product is MAKAKFDRSKPHVNVGTIGHVDHGKTTTTAALTKVSADKGFGTKYVAYDEVAKASESQGRRDSTKILTIATSHVEYETANRHYAHVDCPGHADYVKNMITGAAQMDGAILVVSAVDGPMPQTREHILLARQVNVPKVVVFLNKCDLVDDAELLDLVELEVRELLTQYQFDGDNAPVIRGSAIKAIEGDPVWVEKIQELYDALDTYIPEPIRETDKPFLMPVEDVFSITGRGTVATGRIERGQVKVQEEVQLVGFGAEKKAIVTGVEMFRKLLDSGMAGDNVGLLLRGVDKNEIERGMVLAKPGSVKPHTEFEAEVYVLGKDEGGRHTPFFKGYRPQFYFRTTDVTGSCELPAGVEMVMPGDNIQMTITLITPVAMDEGLRFAIREGGRTVGAGVVTKILK